The following nucleotide sequence is from Chaetodon auriga isolate fChaAug3 chromosome 19, fChaAug3.hap1, whole genome shotgun sequence.
TGTCAGtatgtttttaatctttctaAGCccaagtacacacacagagtataccAACCCGTACTCTGGGTCACATCTCGAGCCTTCATCTCACATTACAGCGGAACAATGTGGTTGAATGACATGTACCCGcgtaaagcagcagcagcagcagcagcagcagaagcagagaaacaggaagtgaaactaAACATCCAGTCTGGAAAGTCCCTCCACTACCCACTCAGCTAACAACAGCAAACCAGTGGGAAAGTACCAGGACATAAAAGGCTATTTAACTCAAGATTAGGGTTAGCTGACCATTACATGATAaggaaacagcttttttttttttagatgtagGTTTCAGAGGTTCACAAGGGAACAGCTGAATTTAGACCGGCTGTTAGACATAAAACAGGAGCAGGTTTAGACAATGAACCGTGTCCCTCAGACAGACTGTGGTTAGTGTAGTCGCGTAAAAAGCCCCGCCAGAACCATAAAAGCTGTTTGTGTTCTTGTATTTGAATGAGTGTCATCTGTCTACTAGTTCGTCtgagttttgtttctgctgtaaataaCACCGTGTGGGGGCAAGTTTGTTTATTAAAGAGACTTCCTGGCGCTAATTCTTTGCAGAGGATGTTTGTAgtgcttcttttctgtttgtggttttacttGACTAACGTCATGAAGCTCAGAGAGATACACAGGAAATGTTGAAGTCAAGTGAGGGCAGGAAGTGTTCTTAAATGAGGCGGCTCTGGAAATGGCTTTGCATGCTCTGCAAATGGGGTTCTGACTCGATAGCTCGCTGGTAAATCTTCCCTTTGGGAACATGCGCTTGCTCTATACAACCATGGGATAAAAGTGTGTTCCGGCTTCATTGCGGCGTTCCAGGAAtgatttttctgctgtgtgatACAcccacatgtttgtgtgaacagTTGTGGGCTGCCGTCTTAGTCACTGTGGAAATATCCGCGCTGCCGTTAGCTAGCCACACACACCCAAAGCTAGGTCTTACGAAGCTGGAAAAACCGACTAAACACGGCGTCGGAGTGGCGTGGTAAGGACGGGGATTTGGCGGTTAAAGATGATTTATATTTAGTTTGGTCATTCGGTCCGAAGTCTGTCAGTGAAACATGTCTGAAAAGTGAGCAGTCAAAGCGAGAAACAGGCTAACCTACCTGCTGTTCCTGCTCTGTGGCTCCATGCGTGCTGTTGGTACCCACTGAGGAAAAGAATGACTTCCAGGTCAATAAGCTCCGCCTCGCAGTTGAGCCCCGCCCGTTTATTTCTTGCTATTTTTcaaaaaatagatattttagttttagtttagtttttttttttttaaagattgcagctttaaatcagACACATTTTCCAGTAATATGTAGTTTTActtccattttttatttctgtgcttctgtttttcgcttttttttttcctcagactTCCTTTTTGATCGAggttctttttttgtttgttttaaggtCAGATGTTCTCTCTCAAAGCTCCTTTCTTGTCTCACTTTTTTAGtatattatttatgttttcacgATCTTTTTCCCTGATTTggttgcaggaaaaaaaacatcataatcACATCGATAATTACTTCATCACATAACCCTGATTATTGAATATCACTTTCATAATAAGTGCACTGAGCCGTTACCTGTTGTTGTCACCTTGTCAGGTAATCAGATGAAGAGCAGCTTGTCTTTCCACATTTCAACTGTCGGCACACCTTGTACCGCACATGcttacatgcacatgtgtgtacacgcttttgttttgaacatttcttttccaaataaaaaagGTGTGTCATCTCTACATAAAAGCTGCCAAAGAGTCAGAAGCGTTTGTATGACCTGTTTtgatcatctgtctgtttgaatGGCACTGTGATCACACAAATATGATGTGAAAAGCACAGCTGTCTTTCTTTGATAttatcttaaaaaaacacaatgaatacCAAACACACCTGCTCTGAATGTATGAATGGAGTAATAATAGTAAGTAATCTGTCCTCCATTGTTAGGCTCAGCATGAAGGTCACTGTGAATTCGAGCGGATACAGTGCGAGGCCTGCCAAACCTTAATCCTTCGTACGGAGAAGGACCGACATAATGAGAGGGAGTGTGAAGCGAGAACGCTCAACTGTAAATACTGCAAAATGACCTTCAACTTTAAAGACATCAAGGTGAGAGATAGAGATGATCGAGCACAAAGcaactgctgtctgtctgcattcaTGAAACCAAAATAATGTTCTTACACTCCTTCGTGTTGTGTTGTAGGCCCATGATGAGATCTGTCTGAAGTTTCCCTTACAATGCAAGGACTGCGGCAAGAAGAAGATCCTGAGAGAAAAGGTTCCTGcaagttttcctttaattttccATAGAAATATCGATGTGGATGTTTCACCCTGTCTTAAAATAAAGCTACAAAGGATGTAGTGAACCTAAGCAAAGGTGCAACATCTGTGCGTCCAAATATACAATTCTATACACAGTACTATTATGCAAAGTACATACAagttaaatgaataaaatatctaaaaagTGTAACGTTAAATTAGACGCCTGTCAGTTCCAGTAATAGATTACTTGGACAGTGAAAGGCTTCTTTAGGTGCCTAAGAATTCCCTTTTTGACCGCTTAGGTTCTTTCTGACTGAGAGTCCCGCTCTTCACTTTCACTTCTCTGTTTCGGCTGATGAAATCTTTTGGAGCTTGTCCACTaactctttttctttctttttttttgctctttgtgtCTTCAGTTCAGTGACCACAGCAGGTCTTGTGCTAAGTCAAAGAGTGCCTGTCCATTCAGTGAAGTGGGCTGTAAATCTGTGGTATGTATGGTAATCTAATCAAATATAATGCTTTCACTGTGTCACTTTCTATTTAGCATAGAGAGAAGAGCAGCTAGCTCGAGAAGGTAACAAAGCAAATAAGTCTTACCATCAATTCTAAAACTAGAAACAGTGTTCCCCCAAATCCccagtaaaaacatttttacttttggacagaaccaggctagctgtttccttctgcttccagtcattatgctaagctaagctacatGCCCTCTAGCATGATTTCTCActggcctgttttttttttcgtctgAGCTTGTCTTGCTGGTTTGACATGGGCGAGGCTCAGTTACGAGAAAGGTTATGTTACACGCTTCCGTGTACCAATCAGGGCTTAGCAtcttttgaatgtttgaaatttGATGATGGTTCAGCGGTTGTTTGCTCATGTTCCCAGGACACCCACACGGTCCTGATGGAGCAGATTAGATGGGTCTTTGTTAAACTGCTGTTGCTTATTTAGTGTTAAATATTTAGTGTCATAAATGTCAATATAATTGTTATGGTTTCAAACCAGGTTTTCAGGGGATCCTTATCAAAAATTTCAGTTTAAAACCAGCAATCGGTTGGTTGGTTCTATTGTTCTGGCTCTTCttcacaataaataaattatgaaaGCTTTTATCAATGCAACAGATGGACACAGTTTTACGACCCTCAAAGCTAACGCCACCAAGCATTGCAGCCGGTCAAGTGGGCCATTCATGCAGTTTGAAGGTTTTCCGTTCGACTGGCTAAATGAGCTCTGTTGTGTTTCCCAGATAGAGAACGGGAAGCTCAGCGACCATGAGCACAGCAGCACCATGGAGCACTTGCGTCTGCTGCTGCCCATGGTGCTGTCCATGGCTCGGACGCGTGCTGACGCTGCTGGTCCCGGGGAGTGGCAGGAGGACTCAGGTCTGGGCCTGTACAGGGCTCCTGAGGAGGGAGTCAATATGGGCgctggagctgcagcctctgcGCAGTCCGTGGACTTGGAAAAAAAGGTGAGTCTCAAATAGACTGAAGGCGTTCTTCACCACTCATGTTGAAAGGTTTTGAACGAGGATCTAAATGCACGTGTTGCTGTTTCTGGACAGGTAATCGCTTTAGAAAACATCGTGTGCGTCCTGAACCGAGAGGTGGAGCGCAGTTCAGTTACGCTGGAGGCCTTCTCACATCAGCATCGTTTAGACCAGGAAAAAATCGAAAACCTCTCCAATAAAGTGCGACAGCTAGAGCGGACGGTCACAATGAGAGACTTGCAGCTGTCAGAAACTGAACAGATGGTGCGAGAGCTCCAGTTCTGCACCTACGATGGGATATTCGTGTGGAAAATCTCCGAATTCTCGCGTCGCAGACAGGATGCTGTGGCCGGTCGAACACCTGCAATGTTCTCTCCAGGTGAGATGAAAGACACAATCACCACCCATCATGCATTTCAAAGCTCCTCTCTTTCTAATGTGCTAAAAGGTTATTTTTGAATTGGAGCGAGCTGAGATCATGTGGTTTGTATGAGCTTAACTCTTGGCATGTGGCAGAGGGGAACTCCACTTGGCTGCACTCTTGTCCTTCAGGGAGAGCACGTCGCTCCTGCTCTCACATGACGGTTTTTAGGCTCTGTTTACATCCTGggctcctctttctcttgctcGCAGCGTTTTACTCCAGCAAATACGGATACAAAATGTGTCTGAGGCTGTATTTGAACGGCGACGGGACGGGGCGAGGAACGCACCTTTCGCTGTTCTTCGTCGTCATGAGGGGCAAGTGCGACGCGCTGCTCAAGTGGCCGTTCAGCCAGAAGGTAGGAAGACTTGTAAAGGATCCTCTCCTCCCATTTCAACCCTCAGcgaacagcacaaaacaaaccggtgtccccctctcctcctcctcccccaggtGACTCTGATGCTCTTGGATCAGAACAACAGGGAGCACATTATTGATGCTTTCCGCCCGGAtgtcacctccacctcctttcAGCAGCCCATCAGCGAGATGAACATCGCCAGCGGCTGCCCGCTCTTCTGTCCGCTGGCTAAATTGGCCGGCAAGAGCCCGTATCTGAGAGATGATACGATATTCATCAAAGCCATTGTCGACCTTACAGGCTTATAGGGTGTGGACTGTGGAAGTTACACCGAAGCAACAACCAGACAAACCAACAATgattatataatatataaatatatattaatacaTATGATTATATCATATCTACCCTATAAGAAAGCCATCAAGATGTGTTGAGAGTGTCGCATTATGACTGATATACAAGGGTGTGTACAGTAACAATCGTGGTGGTGGCTCTGGAATGATTATGGAAATCCATATTTAGTGAATAAATGAATCTGACTTATAAGAGCCAGTGGATGGAGCCACTGCCATGTCACACCCACGCTTTATCTAAGCTTAGCTGTTTCTGTTACTTTGCTCGCGTCTTTTATATTCAAGACTTCTGGCAGCGCCGAGCTCACGTACGCAGAAATATAAAGccgtcagctgctgtttgcacagTAAGAGCTCTGGGTTTTAGTAACATTAAGAGCTGCTGAGTTCAAGATCTCCCGTCATTCTAATGTGACCCTCTTGGCATTCAGATGAAATGGTCTAACTTAAATATTACAACTATTTGTATCAAATACCTTctttatatatacagtatatacatacCTTAATAATTCTAACACTCCAGACGCAGCAGTTCTAATAAAACAGGTCGATTAACACCagtactttcattcatttcattagtTATCTataacacagagcagagcagcaaacGAATATTAACATGCAGCTGTAAACCTGTCAGCCCAAAACTAAGTCAAAGAGTGAGAGCGCCTCAAATAGACTGCCATTACAAGACTGGAGGTTAGTTTATAGCAAGTTACTAATGCAGAAAAACACCCTCATACTTCATGCTTAACTCAGTCCTAGTAATAACTTGAAAGCCCAGTAACTGATATTCACTCTATATTATATCCACATCCCTATATGAATTCTTTAGAGATTATTTATAGTAATACTTTCCTTTTGACTAATAACACTTTGGTGGATTTTTTGATTATACATGTATAACATGCTTCCTAAATTTTCTTTGGATGTTTATTATGTGTGAAACAGAAGTGAAGCCCTGTGTTTTAAGTTTGTGGTATTGGGCTATAGAATTATAAGTGCTTACTGGATATTATTGGGATACTTGGAATTTATATGTTCACAGCACCTTGATGatcacattaaaatgttaaCACACATCAGTCCGTGAAGTCTATCCAAGAAGTCATTATTTATATGTTTTAATACTGCCTGTTTAaggatattattattattatttatttattttttttacaaatgagCTGCTATATGATATCTACACTACACACTGATTCTGTTATCCAGTGAGGATCAGCATCACAGGTGATATAAGGTGAAAAATGGGAACGTGTGAACGTGGCAACCTTTCCCTGTGGGCCACCGTAGGTGATTTTATACGGTTTAATGGTGTGTGATATTCTTTGGTGCTTTCTCCAACGCAGCAATGTGTTCATCAGTAACGACCCAGTTCACCAACTGGCTGCAGCAACTGTTTGCAACATCTGAAGGAAATAACAACCACACAGCCAGACTGATGAGTCACAAAAGAGTTTGTCTGGCTGTCGGTTAACTCGGTTTGTGGTGTTGCTGTTGACACAAATGTGGAAATAATGAACTGTTGCTTCCTTCGCTTTGTTTCAAAATGTGCCCCAAGACatcagagtttaaaaaaaaacccaccatcATGGGGAAATCCAACAAGAGTCTGCATTACAAACTGAGACATGGTCATGGAGTCTCAATATGTGTGCTCCTGCGCAATTGGTTGCATGATGGGTCAGTGTTTTTGGATTTTGACTCACTGTTGACTCTGTATCAGGCCTCTGTTGCACCTTGTTTTTTTAGTTACGTCTCTTGGGAAGTAGAATAGTAGGTTGTTGCAGTGAAGTGTCACGTTCTGCAGGCTGTTCAAAGCACTGCTGCTCAATATTCTACCTCAAGTTCACAGATGGCTTGAAAATATGTTATTAGTTTACACACATAATGGCACAAAAATGCCCACAAAACTTTGCAATACAGCCAGCTGTCAAAGCGACAAAGCCAGGCTGGATCTCTTCACACGCATATCGAGATAGCAGGTCACACACATGCCTCGTGGACTGCGTGACGCCTTATATTGTTTGAGGTCAAAGTCAAACACCCACACCCAACAAGCAATGCTGAGAAATGCAAAGTCACCAGAACAGTCAAACAGTTTGCTGTACTTAGAGGTCACTGAAGGTTCAGTTCACAGTATCACCAAACAAGGCGAAGAGTCTGCAGGCccgccagcagctctgtgaagctgtgagctaacattagcatgctagcatgttcaccatcttagtttaacatgttagcacgttagcatttgctaactttgtctgtctgtctgtacaccactttagtccagactgaagtatctcaacaGTTATTGGAAACATTatacaaacattcatgttccccagaggatgaagttTCATCAGGTCACACTTTGAATTTGTCCAGTTACTTTGGTTTGggccaaatatctgcaaaactaataacattcccatcagcctcagctgtggcttgtaaatgttagcatactaacaaGCTAAACCAAGATGGTGAACAGGTTTAATttcatacctgctaaacattagcatgttagcattgtcactgagCATGTGGCCAGGCCAGTGTTAGCATTTGCAGCCTCACAGATCAGCTAGTGTGGCTCGTCTTTTAGTCCTTTTTGAATCACGTTAGTGCTTCTCAAACAGGAGCAAACTCAAAACCTGagcaaatgaaaccaaaataaCCTGCATGGATTGATTGAAGTGGTAAGATTCAGATGAAGTGACCTTTTAAAAAGTGGAAACTGTTGACTTTAACCATTGCGTTCCAACCATTTTGACAGTTCAGcttcaaattatttttcaccACCCTTATCACCACATAGTTCATATTTCAAGTAAATGAAACTGGTGACGCCTCAATACGAAAGTAGCGCATTGAAGTGTTAGCCAAAACCACAACCCACTGCATTTCAGATCAGTTGTGGCTCCTACTGTGAAGCGCTACAGCCGACACGTCTTCATGTCTTGCTTTGACACGACAAACAGCCGGATGGAAAAACCCTCCTGGAGGGAGAGTAGCTGTCAGTTTCGTGACAGCTCAGTGTTCAAAAGCTCATTCTCTTGTGTTGCCAATGGACATTTTGTGGACTTTCACACAAGTGAATGATGAGCGTGTGACgtcaaatgaaaatgtcccCCTAAAAGAGGTCCACTTACTACTTTCTTGAAAGCTTTCAGCTGAGTCTCATGCTGCTCCTCAGTGGAGgcgttttctcatttgtgtggGACCTCTATGAAGCACTGAGAGATTGAGTACAGGGGGATCCTTACGCCTGTCTCTGTTTAAGGATGGTCTTTGGCTGAGGAAGACCATGAGATGCAGATGAAAGCTCCAGATAAGTGTGCTAGCAGCGTGGCTTTATGGATGAGACCGTCAGTCTGTTAACTCAATAACTAATGTTTTCATACAATTTAGTACGtccatggtccccagaggatgaatcccactgactttaatgatcctctgactttcctCTCGAGCCGCCATGTAATACCTATGACGATCTCTCACATTTGCCTCTATCACCATCATCAGGTGTATCGTTAGTAACGTCAAATTGTCTAGTTTGGTTTAGAGCTGCAAAACCAAGTCGACTTGAAAAGTAACCCTCAGCTACCTTCACAACGGATGAATTGTTCGTTCCTCCTTCTCATTTTTGAGGAATATGCTGTTATTCTCTCTTTTATGTGATCGTAGACTggatgtttttggattttggtCTGATGGTTGGACAGAATGTGGCGTTTGAAGACGTTTTCCTGCACTTTGGAAACTGATGGGTATTTTCACTCGATTTCTCAAGAAGATAATCTGCAgtagaaaacagtaaaaagaatATTAATCTGACACTTTGGCAGACTTCTGGCCTTTCAGGGCATGCCTTTTATTTTAGGGGAGTATGAAAATAACGTTAGAGGACAGGACACACGATGGGACAAGGTGGAGCTGCGGTAAAAACAATCGTTGAGAACGTTGGGAGCTGAGGAGAAACTGATTacacaaacatcaaaacatggaaaatactGATCAATGGGTGGCGAGAGTCAGCCGATGAACcgacacattcacacaggtttctgtggaaaaaaaacaacatgcaggTACAGCCAGAGTTAGATAATGAGACAACCCACAATCAGACTGAACAGGGTTTTAAAATCAGTCACGTCCGTCCCCGGCAGGGAATCACCAAGGAAAGACAAACATCTACAGGTAAAGTACCTGACGCTTGTGCTGGTTTGACAGCAACTTTTTGAGACCGGTCCTTGAGCGATAACACTGAAGGATCTCGAGGGGGACTACAAGCATGATGGGAAGTAAAGGGGTAACCcgtgtacacacaaacatctacAGACTGCTGGAGTccagaagacaaaaacaaagatgaggCTTTTGAGCTGAGGCAGCAGGAGGTTTGCTCCACTTATGTTTTCTGATTTCATTCTGACTATATGAGCATTTCAgatgatttttctctctttgttgttcttttaaatgaataaaatttcaGCCAAGGTATTCCATGGCACTTCTAAGGTggactacacacacatattatgtCTAAAGTAAAGTTAAATGGTCTTTCAGCCAGCGGTGCACAATCTGTTCTTTTAACAGACTTAAATAAAACCATCATTTTACAGCATGTACAATATTTATTGAACATTATATGTGATTCTTAGTGAACTTAGGCCATATTGAAATCATGATGACCTCCTCAGCACCACCACCTGCATAAAAACATGCAGTATGTATCCTGAAGGGCGTATAAAGTATATAAATATGACTCTGTTGGAGGACGGGTGGTGATTCTGTTTTGACAGACAAGACCAAATGGACAAGTGTCGCCTGGAGACTGGACAAACCTGTCACACGTAATAATTTAGATCTGAGATTCATCCTGATGTCAGAAAGTCGTGACAGAATTAAAGGGCGCAGCTTTGAGCCACACATGGATAAAGGTGTTTAAATACGTTTCTACATAGAACAACAGGCCAAATAACAATTAGCTACGcatacaacatttttttttgttcacagtCATGCTTCACGCTAACTGTTCCTCAACAACTCTTCTAGATTAAACAACTCTGTAATGCTACGTTGATTAGACTAGTGATCAATCATTTCTGGGGCGATGGGATGATTAAAAACCAAGGGAGACTGCAGTCAATGCAGCCAAATGCTGTCTTCCCTTCTCGT
It contains:
- the traf2b gene encoding TNF receptor-associated factor 2, with amino-acid sequence MARISLVCSNSLPGIPLSVLSVPMENKYKCQQCLQVLRKPVQAQCGHRFCVHCFKQLTSSGPKPCEACRQEEIYEEPISILNSNEAFPDNAAGREIASLPARCLNQGCNWTGSIKEYEAQHEGHCEFERIQCEACQTLILRTEKDRHNERECEARTLNCKYCKMTFNFKDIKAHDEICLKFPLQCKDCGKKKILREKFSDHSRSCAKSKSACPFSEVGCKSVIENGKLSDHEHSSTMEHLRLLLPMVLSMARTRADAAGPGEWQEDSGLGLYRAPEEGVNMGAGAAASAQSVDLEKKVIALENIVCVLNREVERSSVTLEAFSHQHRLDQEKIENLSNKVRQLERTVTMRDLQLSETEQMVRELQFCTYDGIFVWKISEFSRRRQDAVAGRTPAMFSPAFYSSKYGYKMCLRLYLNGDGTGRGTHLSLFFVVMRGKCDALLKWPFSQKVTLMLLDQNNREHIIDAFRPDVTSTSFQQPISEMNIASGCPLFCPLAKLAGKSPYLRDDTIFIKAIVDLTGL